The following are encoded together in the Planktothrix sp. FACHB-1365 genome:
- the psaK gene encoding photosystem I reaction center subunit PsaK, with protein sequence MMLLAAATNTPVTHAWSPTIAIVMILCNIVAIAIGKFSIQHPNSGPQLPSSNMFGGFGLPAVLATTSFGHILGAGVILGLSSLGVI encoded by the coding sequence ATGATGCTTTTAGCCGCCGCTACTAACACTCCCGTTACTCACGCTTGGAGTCCCACCATCGCCATTGTGATGATTTTGTGCAATATTGTAGCGATCGCCATTGGTAAATTCTCCATCCAGCACCCCAATTCTGGCCCTCAATTACCCTCATCGAATATGTTCGGTGGGTTTGGCTTACCTGCGGTTTTAGCAACCACAAGTTTTGGTCATATTTTAGGGGCGGGTGTGATTTTAGGATTATCCAGTTTGGGAGTCATTTAA
- a CDS encoding NAD(P)/FAD-dependent oxidoreductase, which produces MTEQQTRICILGGGFGGLYTALRLSQLPWEKSQEPEIVLVDQNDHFLFLPLLYELLTDELQAWEISPAFEDLLKDTNVRFCQGVVSKIDIDNKQVKLENNTCIPYDYLVLAMGSETPLDLVAGVKDYAIPFRTIADAYRLEEQLRRLETSNQDKIRVAIVGGGYSGVELACKLADRLGTKARIRIIEQSEEILKTSPEFNREAARNALSERQVWIDLETTVAAIEADRISLEYRGQIDEIPVDIVLWTVGTKVSPVVRELPLKENQRGQIVTTSTLQVIDHPEIFALGDLADCKDADGQAIPTTAQAAFQQADYTGWNLWALLTGRPLLPFRYTGLGEMMTLGTDNATLTGLGIQLEGQFAHLARRLIYLYRFPTLDHQIRVAVNWITRPLQDLLISMDQKIGTRE; this is translated from the coding sequence ATGACTGAACAGCAAACCCGCATCTGTATCCTTGGTGGAGGCTTTGGTGGACTCTACACCGCCTTACGTTTGAGTCAACTTCCTTGGGAAAAATCGCAAGAACCGGAAATTGTTCTGGTAGATCAGAATGACCATTTCTTATTTTTACCTCTGCTGTATGAACTGCTAACGGATGAACTCCAAGCTTGGGAAATTTCTCCAGCGTTTGAAGATTTATTAAAAGATACAAATGTGCGGTTTTGTCAGGGAGTTGTTAGCAAAATTGACATTGACAATAAACAAGTTAAACTGGAAAATAACACCTGTATTCCTTATGATTATTTAGTTTTAGCAATGGGAAGTGAAACGCCTTTAGATTTAGTGGCGGGTGTCAAAGATTATGCGATTCCTTTCCGAACTATTGCGGATGCTTATCGTTTAGAAGAACAGTTGCGACGGCTAGAAACCTCAAATCAAGATAAAATTCGGGTGGCAATTGTTGGCGGGGGTTATAGTGGCGTAGAATTAGCTTGTAAATTGGCTGATCGCTTAGGAACAAAAGCTAGGATTAGAATTATTGAACAATCAGAGGAAATCTTAAAAACCTCCCCCGAATTTAATCGAGAAGCGGCTAGAAATGCTTTATCAGAACGGCAAGTTTGGATTGATTTAGAAACCACTGTAGCCGCCATTGAAGCAGATAGAATTTCCCTAGAATATCGAGGTCAAATTGATGAGATTCCGGTTGATATTGTATTGTGGACAGTGGGAACAAAAGTTTCTCCTGTCGTCCGAGAACTTCCTTTAAAAGAAAACCAACGGGGTCAAATTGTTACAACTTCAACTTTACAAGTGATTGATCATCCTGAAATTTTTGCATTAGGCGATTTAGCAGATTGTAAAGATGCGGACGGTCAAGCAATTCCAACAACAGCCCAAGCCGCTTTTCAACAAGCAGATTATACCGGGTGGAATCTTTGGGCATTATTAACAGGAAGACCTTTATTACCCTTCCGTTATACCGGGTTAGGGGAAATGATGACATTAGGAACAGATAACGCCACCTTAACAGGTTTAGGGATTCAATTAGAAGGTCAATTTGCCCATTTAGCCCGCCGATTAATTTATTTATATCGCTTCCCCACCTTAGATCATCAGATTCGAGTTGCAGTTAATTGGATCACGCGACCTTTGCAGGATTTATTAATCTCAATGGATCAAAAAATAGGCACAAGGGAATAG
- a CDS encoding HAD family hydrolase: protein MINLENSAPEKPRVIFLDAVGTLFGVRHSVGEAYRIIADQFGVKAEAEILDQVFFQCFLASPSMAFPGVEPNEIPQLEFEWWKAIAEQTFKIVGVYHNFTDFSAFFQALYRYFETEKPWFVYSDVPPQLKYWQEQGIELGVLSNFDSRLYPVLEALNLADFFKSVTISTEVGAAKPSSEIFQIALNKHQCSPEEAWHIGDSLKADYQGAKALGIRGILVHREEPPNGILDEYESLEQIPIS from the coding sequence ATGATTAACCTGGAAAATTCTGCACCCGAAAAACCCCGTGTTATTTTTTTAGATGCAGTTGGTACATTATTCGGAGTGCGCCATAGTGTGGGGGAAGCGTACCGAATCATTGCTGATCAATTTGGGGTAAAAGCTGAAGCCGAAATTTTAGATCAAGTATTTTTTCAATGTTTTTTAGCTTCTCCGAGTATGGCTTTCCCAGGGGTAGAACCTAATGAAATTCCACAACTAGAATTTGAGTGGTGGAAAGCGATCGCTGAACAAACCTTTAAAATTGTTGGAGTCTATCATAATTTTACAGACTTTTCCGCTTTTTTTCAAGCCTTATACCGTTATTTTGAAACGGAAAAACCTTGGTTTGTTTATTCGGATGTTCCCCCTCAATTAAAATATTGGCAAGAACAAGGAATAGAATTAGGGGTATTATCCAACTTTGATTCCCGATTATATCCGGTTTTAGAAGCCTTAAATTTAGCTGATTTTTTTAAATCCGTGACCATTTCGACAGAAGTAGGAGCCGCAAAACCAAGTTCTGAAATCTTCCAAATTGCTTTAAATAAACATCAATGTTCACCGGAAGAAGCTTGGCATATTGGTGATAGTTTAAAAGCCGATTATCAAGGTGCAAAAGCTCTAGGAATACGCGGAATTTTAGTGCATCGAGAGGAACCTCCAAACGGGATTTTAGATGAATATGAAAGTTTAGAACAAATTCCGATATCCTAA